The DNA region ATGCCGCTTTGCCCCTTCCACCAACCGGGTGCTCTCTGTAAAAGCCTACTTAATTTTACTTCTTCTCTTCAACGTTTTAACGCAGTATTTAGTTATCAATATATTATTATCTATTTAAAATATTGTCAATAGTTTAATTTATTTTAAAATTATTTTTTGAAATCTCTATATGAATTAAAGTCGTTTCAATCAAGTAATTAGATTCTAAAATCTCTCCAACCATTAATGTAGTTTAAATTATAATTTTTAAAACACAAAAAGGTCACTACAAAGTAATAACTTCATAGTGACCATAATTTTTACTGTTTATTAAGATGTCTTCTAAATATTTACCCAAAAGCTTCAAACCCTTATACTTATCATTGAAAATCCTTATCCAGGTTAATAACAATAGCCTTTGACCTTGTCATGGCTTCAATGCTGTATCGGATTCCCTGAGTACCTAAACCGGATGCTTTTACACCGAGGAATGGGAAGTGGTCTGGACCTCTTTCTGTTTTATTATTAATCTGAACAGTTCCAACTTCTAATTTCTGTGCAATGGCAAACGCTTTATCGATATTTTTGGTGAACACACAGCCTTGAAGACCGTATTCCGATTTGTTAGAAATATCGATGGCTTCTTCGATCGTTTTTACGCGCATAATTGGCAGTACAGGACCAAAAGGTTCTTCCCACGCAATTCTCATATCTTCCGTAACATAATCAAACACCGTAGGCCAGATATATCTTTTTTCTCGTTTATTGCCTATAAGAAGTTTAGCACCTTTCTCAATTGCATCATCAATAAGTTCCTGTACAAAATCTGCCGCCTTATCATTAATCAAAGGTGTTATTTGTGCATCGTCTTCAGGTCTGCCTACGGTAAGTTTTGCGACTTCCGCAACGATTTTTGAAGCCAGTTCGTCAGCAATACTCTCCATAACCAATACTCTCTTTACAGCCGTACACCTTTGCCCAGAGTAATTGAAGGCACCTTTAACGATATTTTGAGCGGTTTCATCCAGGTCACAGTCTTCCAAGACGATGGCTGCGTCTTTGCCTCCCAGTTCCAATAATAACGGAATCATGCCTGCTTCTTTTGCAATATGCTGGCCAACTTCCGTACTGCCTGTAAAATTAATCATATCAATGCCTGGATGGGTAATTAAATAATCTCCCAGCTCAGAGCCCTTCCCTGTTACAATATTAAGCACGCCTCCTGGAAGCCCGGCTTCACAGAAGATTTGCCCTAAATACATGGCACTGATTGAGCCCTGGGTCGGAGGCTTGAATACAACACTATTGCCTCCTGCCAGTGCCGGAGCAATCTTTGATATGGATAAATTAACAGGATAGTTAAAAGGAGAAATACATAAGATTACTCCTAATGGCACTCTTTCTACAAGAGATATTTTGGTTTTATCAAACCCTG from Defluviitalea raffinosedens includes:
- a CDS encoding NADP-dependent glyceraldehyde-3-phosphate dehydrogenase; amino-acid sequence: MFSCIFREGNIYKNLCGGQWTESSAGERIKIYSPVDDSLIGEIQAQTRADVDFAIQNAKEAQKEWAKIPTSERADIIHKAARIMEKYEEEIADVLVKEIAKAKSSAISEVKRTVDFMHFTAETAKRMTGETIYGDAFPGFDKTKISLVERVPLGVILCISPFNYPVNLSISKIAPALAGGNSVVFKPPTQGSISAMYLGQIFCEAGLPGGVLNIVTGKGSELGDYLITHPGIDMINFTGSTEVGQHIAKEAGMIPLLLELGGKDAAIVLEDCDLDETAQNIVKGAFNYSGQRCTAVKRVLVMESIADELASKIVAEVAKLTVGRPEDDAQITPLINDKAADFVQELIDDAIEKGAKLLIGNKREKRYIWPTVFDYVTEDMRIAWEEPFGPVLPIMRVKTIEEAIDISNKSEYGLQGCVFTKNIDKAFAIAQKLEVGTVQINNKTERGPDHFPFLGVKASGLGTQGIRYSIEAMTRSKAIVINLDKDFQ